A single Candidatus Neomarinimicrobiota bacterium DNA region contains:
- the rpsR gene encoding 30S ribosomal protein S18: MAIMGRRRVCKFCEDRALQIDYKNVKLIRKFVTEQGKIIPGRVTGTCARHQRTLTTAIKRARNIALLSPSG, encoded by the coding sequence ATGGCTATTATGGGACGTCGTCGAGTCTGCAAGTTCTGTGAGGACAGAGCGTTGCAAATCGACTATAAGAACGTAAAACTGATCAGGAAATTTGTAACGGAGCAGGGAAAGATCATTCCGGGTCGTGTGACGGGTACTTGCGCTAGGCATCAGCGTACACTGACAACGGCTATCAAGCGAGCGCGGAATATCGCCCT